The following DNA comes from Desulfovibrio inopinatus DSM 10711.
GGTCGAAGGTTTCGACGATTATTACGCCTTACTTCGCTCAGTGAACCCGAAGCAGTCGAACGCGCTGCTTCCTGCCTGTTCCCTGCAACCGATCCCATACACACCATCATTAGTGCAGGTGGAGAGACATTTGTCATCTATCGCCTCGATCAGCATGGCCGAATCATCGACATTTTGACCGGCAACAAATGTGCGTCGGGTACAGGCGAATTCCTTCTCCAACAGCTCGGACGCATGGGATTATGCCTTGATGATCTCAAAACATTCCAAGGCCATGTCGAGCCTCACCCGGTTTCGGGCCGTTGCTCGGTATTCTGTAAATCCGATTGTACCCATGCATTGAATAAAGGTGTCGATCGCCAAGCCGTTGTCGCAGGCTTGGCCCGCATGATGGCGGGAAAATGCCTGGAACTCTTCAAAACCATCCCCAAGAACCGAGCCGCCCTTATCGGGGGATGCTCACGCAATCGCTTCATGGTAGAAGCCTTACACGAATCCATCGATCAACTTGTTCTTCCGGATGATGCGCCATGGTTCGAAGCGGTCGGTGCGGCGCTCTGGGCTCTTGAGCACAAGCCTGGCACACTCGCCGCAGCCGGAGAACTATTTCGGCCCAAAACGTCGAGCTTTTCCACCTTGCCCCCATTACAACAGGCGATGCCCCGTGTGACGTACGCATCACGCCCGCACGTCACACTCCAGGACGGTGACGCCTGCCTTGTCGGGCTGGATGTCGGTTCTACGACCACCAAAGGTGTTGTCATCAGTCTGGTCGATGCCAGTATTGCCGCTGGAGTGTACCTCCGGACCAAGGGGGATCCTGTTGCCGCCGCAAGACAGGTCTACACAGAATTGAGCCAACAGATCGACGCCGATATCGACATTATTGGACTCGGTGTCACGGGATCGGGACGCACGATTGCCGGACTGCACGCGAATACCCCGGCCGTCATCAATGAAATTGTGGCTCATGCCACGGCAGCCGTACATTTTGATCCCGATGTCGACACAATTTTCGAAATCGGCGGACAGGATGCGAAATACACGCATATCGTTCACGGCGTTCCATGCGATTATGCCATGAACGAAGCCTGTAGCGCTGGCACAGGATCGTTTCTCGAAGAGGCTGCCCGCGAAACCCTCGGGGTCGATGTCACCACAATCGCCGACATGGCACTGGCAGGGCTGACGCCTCCCAATTTTAATGATCAGTGCGCCGCCTTCATTTCCTCAGACATCAAACTGGCGACGCAAGAAGGCATGGTACTCGACGATATCATGGCCGGATTGGTCTATTCCGTCGCCATGAACTACACCAACCGGGTCAAAGGAAATCGTCCAGTTGGCAAAAAGATTTTTATGCAGGGTGGTGTCTGCTACAATCGCGCCGTCCCTGCAGCCATGGCCGCGTTGATTGGAAAAGATATCGTCGTTCCACCCGACCCCGGTCTTATGGGTGCTTTCGGGGTCGCTCTGGAAACGGCCAAGCGTATGAAACTTGGTCTGGTGCCGCGAGGCCGGTTCCATCTTCAAGAACTCGCGGAGCGCGACACTCGACGCAAACCATCATTTATTTGTCCCGGCGGTCCCGAAGGCTGTGACCGTAAATGTGAAATCGCACGTATTGAAATAGCCGGTACGACGCACCCTTTCGGTGGAATTTGCAATCGCTATGACAACACCGTCGCCAAAGCAACCAACGATGCAAGTCGACTCGATACCATCCGTCAACGTCACCGATTTCTCACCCACATGCTTGCTCCAGAGGACAACCGCCCGACCGTTGGCATGAATCGCAGCTATCTCACCCATTCGTTTCTCCCATTTTTTACTGCCTTCTTCGACCATCTCGGCTACCGGCTCGTACTCCCGGAAGCCTGCGACTCGCAGGGCGTGGACGCACGCGGTTCCGCAATATGTTTCCCCGGAGAACTTGCACACGGATTTATGGCAAACCTCCTGCGTCAACGCCCCGATATTCTTTTCCTTCCTCATATCAAAGGCATTCCGACCACGGCACACACAGAACGCGCCTGCACGTGCGTTTTAGTCCAGGGAGAACCGTACTACCTGCGAAGTGCCTTTCCGGATTTACGACAGTCTCACCACAAAATTTTGACTCCTGTTCTCGATTTCTCCGGCGGTTTTCAAGCCGAATCGTCCACCCTCACCAATCTCGCGAGACAACTCGGCGCGAAACCAAGCCAAGCACAAGCTGCTTTTGATGCAGCCTGCCAGGCACAAACACAATTCAGCGAAAACCTCTTTACGCTTGGGCGCCCCATTCTTGAGGGACTCGCCCCCAACAAAGCGCACGAAACGCCCCCTTGCGACGACTTCGGCATCGTGCTTTTCGGGCGCCCGTACAATGCGTTTGCCCCGGAAGCGAATAAAGGGATTCCCGATAAATTCGCCATGCGCGGCGTACCTATTATCGGCGTGGACATGCTTCCCCTGCATGAAACCAGCCTCCCCGAAAACATGAATATGTATTGGGGAACTGGACAAACACTTCTCCGAGCCGCCCAGTATACCGCCGCCCACCCGAATCTCTATCCTGTTTACATTACAAACTTTTCATGCGGACCAGATTCTTTTCTCGTGAGTTATTTTCGAGACATCATGGGGAGCAAGCCTTCCCTTGTTCTTGAACTGGACAACCACACGGCCGATGCCGGTATTGAAACCCGCATTGAAGCGTTTCTCGACATCATTGCCGCAACACGTCGATTGTCTGCAACACAACATAACCAAGCCGTCAGCGTACCACGCCGATTTCATCCGGCTCGTATCGATCGGCATGGCAAAACTGCAGCTATCCTCACCACCTCAGGGGATGTCGTCCCACTCCATGATTCCCGCGTGCGGGTTGTTTTTCCCAGTATGAACCCCTACAG
Coding sequences within:
- a CDS encoding acyl-CoA dehydratase activase, whose product is MEALGICVGASSVSAAIVQELDDGPKVLRGISRPHGGDVAPVVSAVIHELSQSHNIAAAHCAVTGRRFRRLLRLTSLSEPEAVERAASCLFPATDPIHTIISAGGETFVIYRLDQHGRIIDILTGNKCASGTGEFLLQQLGRMGLCLDDLKTFQGHVEPHPVSGRCSVFCKSDCTHALNKGVDRQAVVAGLARMMAGKCLELFKTIPKNRAALIGGCSRNRFMVEALHESIDQLVLPDDAPWFEAVGAALWALEHKPGTLAAAGELFRPKTSSFSTLPPLQQAMPRVTYASRPHVTLQDGDACLVGLDVGSTTTKGVVISLVDASIAAGVYLRTKGDPVAAARQVYTELSQQIDADIDIIGLGVTGSGRTIAGLHANTPAVINEIVAHATAAVHFDPDVDTIFEIGGQDAKYTHIVHGVPCDYAMNEACSAGTGSFLEEAARETLGVDVTTIADMALAGLTPPNFNDQCAAFISSDIKLATQEGMVLDDIMAGLVYSVAMNYTNRVKGNRPVGKKIFMQGGVCYNRAVPAAMAALIGKDIVVPPDPGLMGAFGVALETAKRMKLGLVPRGRFHLQELAERDTRRKPSFICPGGPEGCDRKCEIARIEIAGTTHPFGGICNRYDNTVAKATNDASRLDTIRQRHRFLTHMLAPEDNRPTVGMNRSYLTHSFLPFFTAFFDHLGYRLVLPEACDSQGVDARGSAICFPGELAHGFMANLLRQRPDILFLPHIKGIPTTAHTERACTCVLVQGEPYYLRSAFPDLRQSHHKILTPVLDFSGGFQAESSTLTNLARQLGAKPSQAQAAFDAACQAQTQFSENLFTLGRPILEGLAPNKAHETPPCDDFGIVLFGRPYNAFAPEANKGIPDKFAMRGVPIIGVDMLPLHETSLPENMNMYWGTGQTLLRAAQYTAAHPNLYPVYITNFSCGPDSFLVSYFRDIMGSKPSLVLELDNHTADAGIETRIEAFLDIIAATRRLSATQHNQAVSVPRRFHPARIDRHGKTAAILTTSGDVVPLHDSRVRVVFPSMNPYSSPLAAAGMARANVAGVALPPADERILKLGRGNSSCKECLPLQLTAGSLLEYARTRPADEITAYFMPSACGPCRFGQYHVFMSRLIEHHAIPNLAVLSPTPANGYLGLGNTLTLAIWQAIIIGDRFSQMRNALLAAAVDVPTALTLLDERFEQTRRSMAKSWKETAISLAETAEQFSAIPLHTPLEKLPHIALVGEIFVRHDPIALQRIVERLAEQGFVVRTAPIAEWIKYTDWLIGSRTDGAPNLGFSLRRLAKTYYDRCVRRLLSRSGLIDTTTPKTADIVKAGSRHLSPQLTGEAILTVGSAFHDILKPASGIISIGPFGCMPSRLSEAILSRTFTADELDHVTSQNGNRRILTPGEPLPFLAIETDGSPFPQIIEARLEAFCLRASRLHRRMRQHRPKTQKEVV